The genomic DNA AGTTTTGTTTCAGCTGCTTGTTGGAGTggtcgaaaataaaaacagaatgcCCTCTGTGTAAACAGACGTTCAAATCCATAATACATAATGTTAGATCCGAAGGAGACTACGATCAATATCATGTTCCCCGTCAGTTTGTCTCACTGTCTGCATCACAGATGGCTGCAACAGTGGATGTTCATTTTGATCTGGTCAGCAGTATGAATGTACCAAGGGAAGCACGTGGATTTAGCTACCGGTAAGTCAGCTAAACTTAGAGCTTCTTCATTCTTGGTTCCTAGATACTGGCATCGTCAgctaataattttgaaatcacaATCAAGCTCTCTGTACATGGAAAACTTAATGTTTCTACAAAATGTTTCATACGGATATCATACCCTGCCAAAATAAGACTTGGTTCTGCTAGAAAGCTGTTTGGATGCTGTTCAAAAGTGTACTTATTTGAGTACTAGAAATTGTTTCTGTTTTAGTACAACAATGACACCTAATCATCGATACCGGAATATCTTGAATCCTGAACAAGTTATGAGGAATGAACAAGTACCCGCTGTCACATCACTAGTTTCTAGAGCGGAACGGAGACTGCGACGTACCAATCCTATCGACTATCGGCGCAATGTGTATCGTTTTGGACATTGGGCGACATCTCTACCCGACATATTTGGAAACTTCAGGGAATGCAGTGCTGAATACTATCGGTAAGCTACACTGATTATGATTTAAATTTTACCTgtattatttgaaatgaattacttcagtttcaatttttcattctcactTTGTCCTGTCATTTATTTCCATGACTTTAAATCTGAGGattattttaatgttttaGGATACAAAGTCCAATGtgcttaattttgaaatttttctaaatttcaattcttacTAGGATACTAAGGCGTGTGTGGTATTGATCTATTTTACAGGCGAAACCCAAACCAATTAAATCGACTGATTCCTTGGTTGAATCGTGAACTACAAGTATTACTTAACAACAATGCTCCACAAATAAGTTACGTGATGCGTGTTATCATGGAATCTATCACTCGGTACGACTTGAGAAGTTCCGACTTTCGAGACACAGTTCGTCCCTACTTTGCCATGCACACCGAGCACTTTGTCCATGAACTACTCAACTACGCGCAGACCAGTTTTGATGTGATTGGTTACGATCAATATGTTACCTATGTTTCAAATCGTGGTTAGTATGATATTTAATTCAAGTTCCATGTTGCAAAAATGTTCGCCAATAAATGTCACCGGTTCATTCCATTCAAAttctatttcttctttcaacaaaatttataaactcTATGGTCACATAActaaaaagattttcaactGAATGATTTTACTGTCGCATTCTTAACAACTCGATGTAactttttgttgaaatttaaaattcgcTATATATCTGTAACTATGGGAAACACCTCTGGTCAGTAGATTATAGTCTTTTACGTCCTTCTCGGGTTTCTCACTACCCTCTAGATTTTTTAATCCTAGCAATTTGAATGGATATCAaagtgtgaaattattttccataatAACGGAAATTCAGACTTCCGTGTCAGACTTTAACTTGGCAGACAGAACAACCGATGAGGTCAAATTGTGTACAATTCTCATCAGAGAATGGTAGTGGAAATCACTGAAATTGATTTTGGACATCCTCATATGTCATGTTCTGCAGGTTTGTCCAACGAATATGTCCCTGTCGTATCATCACCCAGTTCTAGTAGCAGCAGCATATCTAATGATTCAGATGTTCAAGTTGTTGAAGAAACTATCGATGCGAGTCGGATCAATATTGAGATGCCCGGAATAGGACCGCATACGGTCGAGATGCCTGGTATGTAATCCAAACGTACATACCTATCTatatactatacctatatcttatatatactataccttGACTCGCATAGTCTTAGGAAACTCAATGATGATGGATTTTTCCCTTGCCTATGCTTGCATACATTTTGTGATTTGATGTAGTACTTTACTTTAATCTTGTAGTACTTCTCTCTCAAGGTCCCAGTACAGTAGCTGAAGCATTCCGTGAAACGACACAAACATCTAATATTGTACTGACAATTTCGTCAAGCTCATCAGGAATATCAGATAATGAATGTGAAGTTGTGGGATATGTGAAGCCCAGACACGAAAGAACACCAGAAGTCATCGATTTATTATCGTCGGATGCTGATACAGTAAATGTGCCTGATGCTCCCAATTTAGATTATACGTGAGTCTAGTATTTCTTAAACCTATTGCTTAGCATTTTCTATGGAATTTCTGTTTTCTCAATATATACTCAATATATGCTTCGCTGATCATTCATATACTTTTTTAGCGAGCATACTAGACACAACTGTCAAGTCGTGACAAAACAACAtccgatttttgaagattctATAGATCGGTCTCTTTTTGATTCTCCAAGTGTATCAACCTTCAGCGAAGTTAACGAGGCTACTACTTCAACGGATAGAAAGGGAAGCTCAATCCGAAATACCCTGGCATCCATGAAACGATTTTCTCACACAACGACGTCGGAGAGTGATGATCTAGATTCAAATCGGGATTGTACTCCCTACAGCAGTAGCAAATCAAAGAACAAGTCAAAGAAGTCAATCATTGCCACAACTCCTGCGCATCATCAAAAGTACAAGCGTGGTACTAAAATGTTTGTTCGAATAAGGCGTCGTATTAAAGCAGTAATTTCAAGTAGCAGCGAATCTGAAGGCCGGAGCGTACAAGGAATATTCAAACCCATGTCAACAACACCGGAAAGTGACAAGAGAGAATGTTCTTCAAGTTGGAGTGATTCTAGTCCGGACCGGCACAAAAAACGACAGAAAACAAAAGGTAAATccaaattattgaaatcggCAATATCCAATATGATTACAATTCGTAAAGACTTAGTTAAAAAGGAAGAATGGTGCAGCGAAGATTGTGCAGAAAGTGATGCCTCTCAACGAAGCACCAGTATTTCCAAACATAGATCTtgccgaaataaaaaatatggatcGAAGAGATATCGTTCGATCAAGGATTCAGATTCCGAGCGAGAAGTAAAGAAACGTGAAAGCGACGACCATAATTCTTTTGAAGACAATGGGATGtcaagtaaaaaacaaacggaagcTAATTTGAAAGTTGACTATAGCACGACAGATTCTGAGAGGAATGTGTTGAATGGTCGCTCGAGTAGCTATTGTAGCGCACGGTCAAGTAAACCATATGTTgctaagaaaaaatcaaaacacaaGGATagacgaaaagaaaaggaaagtcGCAAAACCGACGGCAGGACGGTTGCTGCTACTGTCACAGATTCATTCCAGGCCGATGATGATTGCACGCCAAGTGTTTCAACGGCATCCGTAACGTCATCCGTTAGAAGTGACACACTTCTTTCATCTAGATATGCCAGTTGTAAAAAACGTTCGAGTTCTAAGGAGAGACGTAAATCCCACAGAAAATACAAGGAGTCCAGAAAGTCTCATAAACGATCTAAGAGCGAATCGAAATCAAGGTCCAAGAAAAAGAAGCGCCGTATCAGATCGTCCTCCAGCTCTAACTcagaatgaaaatgtattaaaaACTTTGCCCATTAACGCTCAGGTCTCTGTCTGTGCGCGGCAAGATTTAACTCTCATAAATCATCTCTAGATGAAATATCTTGTTGATAATAATTCCCAATGCTAGCGTGCGCTAGCAAAAATAGGATCTGCATAATTCGTAGATATACGTTATGGAAATGATTGATTGAAGGGTGATCATAGAATACAGAAATCACGAGAGTAATTGAACGTTTTTTACacgtatgttttatttttattaaaagctccttctcccccccccgccccccttcTCTATGCATTAAgtgcaggtgaaaaaaaaattaataaaaaatacgacgATAGCGCGTTAGCGAATGGCAACATTTTTTGAATTGCTCAGCATTACAGGGAAAAATTCCACGAATCATAAAAAGATGTAATTCGAGGCACCTCAAAACTTCTTACACTATTTCAAAGAACTGTTTGAAATATGTTTGAGCACACTTTTATTcctgctcccccccccccccccccccccccccccaattcATTGTCAGTTTCGGCCTGTTAGTGACCCGTGGCCTTAAGGTTCAGTACTAAACCACGCGTTTACACTGTTGTAATTTCGTAAACGTACGTTAGTAATATTGAGTATAAGTAATGGCAACATTCAACACTTCTATTTTTGTAAGTGGTACAAAAGTGATAAGCTCCCCTCTTTCTAAATTGATGCACGCGCAGCGACGAGAAGGAATTATATAAACAGAAACGTATTTTCTTGAAGGATGAAATCAAAAGCCTTCAaaaattactttatttttaaatttactttcatattgtacatacatttttttttaagattacACACAATACAACCGCCTTACTTGCATTAATCTGCACAGATTCGTTTAGGAAAAATGAATTCCTTCTGTGTTGAATGCATGCAGAAGgctgaaacaaataaaattgtgatcatacatatttattgtcCCTGAAGATTAAGGAGTTAACATCTTTTGTTACCTATTTATAACATGCCAACGGATTCTATGAAATTTGTACTGTACACTTCGGATTGTGTTTGCAGGAACAGTAAAATGCACTGAAAACGCCATATTTGCATGGAAATAAGTTGCATCTCATTACAAGTTTTGCCTGTTCCGGAAATTCGGGAGTACTGTAAAGAGTATAGCCGGGTTTGTATGGGAAATCTGCCCCCGCGGTTTTTTGATTTGCATTTGGGGGATCGATTTgacatcaaataaaaattattcaggtAAATTTTTAGCTCATTATCCCAAACGGTTTTCGAGAtttaaaggaaaattttttttttcgatttttttttttttttcaatagtgaaattcaaaattaattaatggtGTTTTTTTCCAATGAGAATTGTGACGCAAGGAGCTGTGCGAAAAACATCACTTTTTCatgttattttaaataataactggATACGTGTCGAACGTAACTGATGGGAACCTAGTGAAAACCACTTGTTTTATAGAGCTTTATTATGAGTTCAAGTTtcaaacaaatcgaaaaagtttagagTTTCACTGAGGTGTCCCCTTTGCGCaaggtttcgaaaaaaaattcctgagtGTAAAGGGGTATAGaagacattttctgacaactTTTGGTGGTGGACACTTTTAAATAacatggtagaaaaaaatattatagctCTATTTCTGTTCTTAAAAATCGGCTTTCCACCTGAGATTCATAATGAAAGtgtttttttatcccatttactcctaaaaattggaaaaaaatcatcattcattaattttgaattttactagagaaaaaaaaataaaatcgaaaaaagggTGTAAAATCTCGAAAACCGTTAGACATAATAAGCCAAAAATGTTGCTgaactatttttatttgatgtcAAATCGATCTCCCGAGTGCAAATCAAGTAAGCCGCGGGGGCAGATTTCCCATAAAAATCCGGCTATACTCTTCGACTTCAAAATCAAGattcaatattgaaaatataattcggTTATTATACGTTTTCCCTATTTATCATCAGTCCCAACAAATATCGAGAAAATATGTGAACATCACACATCAAGACTCAACTTGCAATCAATCTCACATAAGGTGTAATCTACCACTCAACGCTGTTCACTTGAATGGTCAGTGCAATgcttttgaaatattctttaaGAAAGTGGTGGTATCTAGATAACCAGTACTTTTCTGAATTGGACGTCTAAAAAGAGGATTACGTTTTACATGCAACTGGGTTTAGGTCCATGTAAATATGGCAATAAAGTACAAGATATtgttttcttatatatataatttcaccCGAAATATGACAGTTAATTTTGAGTTTACTGACATCACACTGTAATGTTTAAATGAAGTAGTGCAACGTTACTTATAGGTAAAAGCATTATTCAAGAAAAATGTTgtgaatagaaataaaaaaataaataaatacgaatTACCTCATGAAATCATCGATGTCCATCGACCTTGGTCGTTTCTCTGTGGCCCCTGCTTCAGTCAAAATATCATTGATCTTgcttttcaaatcaaaattatcCGGTATGCTCTGTAAAAATGTTATATCGACAGGCACATGGAGATTTACAGGTAAAGTGAGTTAACTTACAGTGTTTTTCAAACTGCAGTGCagcctgtaatttttttccaagagGGTCGTAACTGCGGTCTGTTTGAATGCAGCAGCCAATGTCTTATTTTTCCTAACAAATGCTATTCTAGTCAGACCATCCCATTCTTTGTAATTTATTGGAGGCGGTGGATTCCTTGGTTCAATTCTAACTACACTAGATTCAACTTTCGGTGGGGGCCTAAAGTTATTTTTACCAACTTTCATCAGCATATCGACCCTTGCTAATAGCTGCGTATTGATACTCAGTCTGCAGTACAATTTATCCCCCGGCTTTGCCACTAGCCTTTGCGCAAATTCTCGTTGAAACATGAGAACTGCGCATCTGAAAGATTAAAAACATCAGAAGACAAAAGACTGACCATGGTAATTGTCCCAGGCAGCAGTTGTCTGCTAAAAGTTCACATACACATGCTAATGTATTTTTAAGTAACAGAGTACTTTGCGTATGATTTTAGTTTACCTGAAGAAAGGTCGGTGCAAAAGCAATTTGAAGACTAATGGTGAGGATATTTGATAAGGCACATTTGCAACGCATATGTCGAAGAATGGCAGATCCGTCTTAAGGGCATCCCCGACCATAATGCTAAGCTTGGCTTGAAATGGTGTACCTTGGACACGTTTCTGTAATTCAGCGACCATCCTGGGATCTACTTCGCAtgcgataacttttttaactttttctaACATCTTGACAGTCATGTTTCCGGTACCTGGACCTATTTCTAGGACCACATCGGTCGGTCGCAGAGCCGATTTCTCCAACATCCCTTGTATGACTAatggattttttaaaatgtgcTGACCAAAGTCCTTGTTAAATACAATGCctgaaaataatggaaaacaTTGCTATCCTTTCTCGAATTCAAGCGGTTCTTGTTTCTGATGATTAAAAGTTTTCTACTGCCTATACTTTATGCGCATCAAGTGCAGTTTCCTTATATTTTGGCGATTACGAATGGTTGTATGCTCGGGAAACTGTGCTACCGTTCTTAAATAACTAGTACAGTAAGTAAATACAAAACATTTGGTGTATTCCTTGATAGAAATAACCGTACATAAGGAGTGGATAGCGCCACAAGGCGAGATACACATGACCCATACGAACACCGATAGCTGTGTCAAATACAAACCTTGTTTGGAAATTTCCTGGTGGACGCGAGACTTCTTATCAACGCGGATTTTCggcattttcaacaatttacaCAGCTCGTGGAGGTTATAAGCTATAAACAGTATTTCTCTACACTGAATACGAGTGGTTTAAATATAAGAGGTTAGTAATACATTGTATGGTTTTATACACAACGTCAGAAtgaccaaaaataatcgatcacCTTATGCcgattaatcgagtataatcgattattGTTCAAATTCGATTGATCGACCGACgcgattgttttttattacctGGCGGGTCTGGGTCTTCGGGGATATTAGCAGTTTCACGTATTATCAACCGAGTGACTAACTACGTTCATAAAAAAAGTTCTTCAGGGCGTTGGTAACATACCGTCGTCATTGTGATATTGAAAAGTTAAGAAAATCTCGCACCAGGAATATGTACGCCGCAATTATACAGcggaaaaataaatgtcaatCTAAATACATGGACGTGTATCTTCTAAATTTACCTGAATAAATCAAATCTTCTCCAGGCGACAGTAGCATATATCGCGAAGGtactcaatttattttttggaagTTTTTTACGAAGTCATAGGGTTCACATTGAgaattctttttaaatttgctGAGTACTTTGGaaataatgaattaaaaaaatttgatggctcaggttttgaaaatatccgAAAATTCCGAAACACTTTTCTATTGACTAGAAGCACGTTGGAGATTTGTACAAGGCTGAACCTATTTTTTGagcttttctcaaaatttgaacGCGATGATTGGGttttaatttagaaaaattatatcagaTACATATCAGACAGTGATTATGGTAGATTTGAGTACTTCGTATTTCATGAGCTGTTGATCCTTTGGTGTTATAGATGTCTTGTTCGCATTCCTGAAGGTccaattagtctgaaaagatTGGTACGAACTGATTTGGAGAAAAAGGATTTTTCTTCAGATAACAGtatggctaacccctttggatttttggcgcaTGTTTGACGATTTTGGATGATGTTGGATTGAATTCTTTCATGCACTgtattgacgtaattttgcgagagtaatCGATTCCGCACA from Diprion similis isolate iyDipSimi1 chromosome 2, iyDipSimi1.1, whole genome shotgun sequence includes the following:
- the LOC124416633 gene encoding E3 ubiquitin-protein ligase Topors-like, with translation MDEQIESIRAAAAAIPKGPLKTEEISQSSPENEPSERSDGTTSPPPNCSICLGKLINKSFTDSCLHQFCFSCLLEWSKIKTECPLCKQTFKSIIHNVRSEGDYDQYHVPRQFVSLSASQMAATVDVHFDLVSSMNVPREARGFSYRTTMTPNHRYRNILNPEQVMRNEQVPAVTSLVSRAERRLRRTNPIDYRRNVYRFGHWATSLPDIFGNFRECSAEYYRRNPNQLNRLIPWLNRELQVLLNNNAPQISYVMRVIMESITRYDLRSSDFRDTVRPYFAMHTEHFVHELLNYAQTSFDVIGYDQYVTYVSNRGLSNEYVPVVSSPSSSSSSISNDSDVQVVEETIDASRINIEMPGIGPHTVEMPGPSTVAEAFRETTQTSNIVLTISSSSSGISDNECEVVGYVKPRHERTPEVIDLLSSDADTVNVPDAPNLDYTEHTRHNCQVVTKQHPIFEDSIDRSLFDSPSVSTFSEVNEATTSTDRKGSSIRNTLASMKRFSHTTTSESDDLDSNRDCTPYSSSKSKNKSKKSIIATTPAHHQKYKRGTKMFVRIRRRIKAVISSSSESEGRSVQGIFKPMSTTPESDKRECSSSWSDSSPDRHKKRQKTKGKSKLLKSAISNMITIRKDLVKKEEWCSEDCAESDASQRSTSISKHRSCRNKKYGSKRYRSIKDSDSEREVKKRESDDHNSFEDNGMSSKKQTEANLKVDYSTTDSERNVLNGRSSSYCSARSSKPYVAKKKSKHKDRRKEKESRKTDGRTVAATVTDSFQADDDCTPSVSTASVTSSVRSDTLLSSRYASCKKRSSSKERRKSHRKYKESRKSHKRSKSESKSRSKKKKRRIRSSSSSNSE
- the LOC124415888 gene encoding probable dimethyladenosine transferase yields the protein MPKIRVDKKSRVHQEISKQGIVFNKDFGQHILKNPLVIQGMLEKSALRPTDVVLEIGPGTGNMTVKMLEKVKKVIACEVDPRMVAELQKRVQGTPFQAKLSIMVGDALKTDLPFFDICVANVPYQISSPLVFKLLLHRPFFRCAVLMFQREFAQRLVAKPGDKLYCRLSINTQLLARVDMLMKVGKNNFRPPPKVESSVVRIEPRNPPPPINYKEWDGLTRIAFVRKNKTLAAAFKQTAVTTLLEKNYRLHCSLKNTSIPDNFDLKSKINDILTEAGATEKRPRSMDIDDFMSLLHAFNTEGIHFS